TTCTTTCAAACAACTTGGTGTCATAAGCATTACTCATGTCAGGGAACCGGATTCCAAGCTCTTCGTCATTTTCTCCAATAAGAGGATTATCGCCCATCAGGTTTATATGGTCATAAATCAAAGCAAGCTCTCCGCACTCAAATCGCGGATTAAGATTTCCGACCTCATCGATAGAAAGAATCTTTTCGATACCAAGGAAACTCATAATGTATATTATATGACCGATATCCCTCATCGAATAACCTTCGTAGAAAAAGAATCTACCCTTAAAGATGAGAATATCGCGTGACCCTGCTTTAGCAAACAAGAGCTTTCCATTATTCTCCCTGTCAACATTTTCGAATTTCGGAGGTATAGCTTTGTATTCAAGTTTTTTTAGAACATTAATACCGTATGGAAGAGTATAATTATCATCGATAATTAAAGCAGATTTTGGCTTAAGTTTTGCGGGAATATTCTGCTTAATGTACTTTACGGATTCGAGAATTCTTTTTCTTTGTTCTGTCATATTTCTTATAATTCGATTAATAGTTTTTTAATTAAGTTAACGAGTTTTGGTTCAGCGATAGCTGCCGATTCAATAATATGTTCGAGTTTTGCAACCTTCAGTGTGTCAGGAAATCCGAGGTCAGTAATTATGGAAAGACCGAGAGTTCTCATTCCGAGTTCTCTTGCCACTATTGCCTCAGGAATAGTTGACATACCGACAGTATCAGCACCAATCTTCTGCATAAGCCTGTATTCAGCCCGTGTTTCAAGGTTAGGTCCCTGAACAGACACGTAGCTTCCTTTCTTAATACTAATATTATTCTTAAGAGCAACGCGCTCGGCGAGTTCAATAAGCTCCTTGTCGTATATGTAATTTGCTTTGCCGTTTTCCCATACATTTTTCCTGACAGGCGATGCAAAGTGCATGTTAATATGTGAAGTCATTATCATCAAATCTGCTTTATTCAGTTTGTTGTTTACAGCTCCGCATGCATTTGATATGATAATTGTTTTGACCCCTGCCTGCTTGAAAACATACACAGGAAATGTTATGAGGTCGTGATTGTAGCCTTCATAAAAATGAAACCTTCCCGACATGGCAATGATATTTTTGCCTGATAATTTTCCAAGTATCAGTTTTCCCGAGTGAGATTCAACGGTTGACACCGGGAAGCCCGGTATATTTCTGTAGTCAATCGTTTGCTCAATATCTATAAACTTTACGAGCCCTCCAAGTCCGGTGCCGAGAATTATTCCGATACCGTAATGATTGTCGTTAATTTCATTTATGAATTCGTAAGCCTTTTCGTGTTTATTATTCATTTTTTATTTCTTTATCTCAAAACTGTCGTCGAATGAATCGGGTCTATCGTTCTTTTGCGAAGACAGAGTAATTTTCTTGAGTGGTTTAATATCGGTCTCAATATCAATATCTGAATCATCTGAATTAAAATTCAGGTTAGACACAGAAGAAAGGTCCATAGTAATAATTTTTCTGTTCTTAAAAAATTCATCCAGCTCGTTAAGTTTGTCAGTCAGAAAGTTTCTTAATTCGTCGAAAGTTTTTTCATTTTTCAGCTTTATACTTTCGAGCTCGTGTT
Above is a genomic segment from Ignavibacteria bacterium containing:
- a CDS encoding purine-nucleoside phosphorylase codes for the protein MNNKHEKAYEFINEINDNHYGIGIILGTGLGGLVKFIDIEQTIDYRNIPGFPVSTVESHSGKLILGKLSGKNIIAMSGRFHFYEGYNHDLITFPVYVFKQAGVKTIIISNACGAVNNKLNKADLMIMTSHINMHFASPVRKNVWENGKANYIYDKELIELAERVALKNNISIKKGSYVSVQGPNLETRAEYRLMQKIGADTVGMSTIPEAIVARELGMRTLGLSIITDLGFPDTLKVAKLEHIIESAAIAEPKLVNLIKKLLIEL
- a CDS encoding purine-nucleoside phosphorylase is translated as MTEQRKRILESVKYIKQNIPAKLKPKSALIIDDNYTLPYGINVLKKLEYKAIPPKFENVDRENNGKLLFAKAGSRDILIFKGRFFFYEGYSMRDIGHIIYIMSFLGIEKILSIDEVGNLNPRFECGELALIYDHINLMGDNPLIGENDEELGIRFPDMSNAYDTKLFERIYKIFQENKVKINESVYLSIIGPQTETEAETRFYRDIGSDILGYALAPENITSVHSGIKFAAIGLITRDLIADRMLEDKRTVDEKRKEEQNNRRYAHTELNKILVKIIKTL